Proteins from one Anopheles nili chromosome 2, idAnoNiliSN_F5_01, whole genome shotgun sequence genomic window:
- the LOC128721225 gene encoding uncharacterized protein LOC128721225: protein MTLAYNGGSWNGYYNGGSWNGYYNGGSWNGYYNGGSWNGYYNGGSWNGYYNGGSWNGYYNGGSWNGYYNGGSWNGYYDSYTTTTSIFTSSSTDTTLTEEPNTSTTAATTTTPATSTDTITTSVSTSSSTDTTTTSVSTSSSTDTTLTEEPNTSTTSSSTDTTTTSVSTSSSTDTTTTSIFTSSSTDTTLTEEPNTSTTAATTTTPATSTDTTTTSVSSSSFTDTTTTSVSTSSSTDTTTTSVSTSSSTDTTLTEEPNTSTTSSSTDTTTTSVSTSSSTDTTTTSVSTSSSTDTTTTVAPTSSTTVTITTTILTSTTTTAIPTTTTTTSTTVITPNTTLNSTTAATTISTTLSTSTTVMTTTATPRRTTATTTDEPKKTTTTTTSQGTTTTTTTKKPGGTGATPKD, encoded by the exons ATGACGTT GGCCTACAACGGCGGATCCTGGAATGGATACTACAACGGCGGATCCTGGAATGGATACTACAACGGCGGATCCTGGAATGGATACTACAACGGCGGATCCTGGAATGGATACTACAACGGCGGATCCTGGAATGGATACTACAACGGCGGATCCTGGAATGGATACTACAACGGTGGATCCTGGAATGGATACTACAACGGCGGATCCTGGAATGGATACTACGACTCCT ACACGACTACAACAAGTATATTTACTAGCTCATCTACGGACACAACTCTAACAGAGGAGCCAAACACTTCAAcaacagctgccacgaccacTACGCCTGCAACATCTACAGACACGATTACAACAAGTGTATCTACTAGTTCATCTACAGACACAACTACAACAAGTGTATCTACTAGCTCATCTACAGACACAACTCTAACAGAGGAGCCAAACACTTCAACTACTAGCTCATCTACAGACACGACTACAACAAGTGTATCTACTAGCTCATCTACAGACACAACTACAACAAGTATATTTACTAGCTCATCTACAGACACAACTCTAACAGAGGAGCCAAACACATCAAcaacagctgccacgaccacTACGCCTGCAACATCTACGGACACGACTACAACAAGTGTATCTAGTAGCTCATTTACAGACACGACTACAACAAGTGTATCTACTAGTTCATCTACAGACACAACTACAACAAGTGTATCTACTAGCTCATCTACAGACACAACTCTAACAGAGGAGCCAAACACTTCAACTACTAGCTCATCTACAGACACAACTACAACAAGTGTATCTACTAGCTCATCTACAGACACAACTACAACAAGTGTATCTACTAGCTCATCTACGGACACGACTACAACGGTTGCACCGACTAGTTCAACTACTGTTACGATCACTACAACAATACTTACTAGTACAACAACCACTGCAAtaccaacaacaaccacgACAACGAGTACAACAGTCATCACCCCAAATACTACACTTAATAGTACAACAGCGGCCACTACTATATCGACTACACTGAGTACTAGCACAACAGTCATGACTACAACAGCAACTCCTAGGCGAACAACAGCCACCACTACAGATgaaccgaaaaaaacaacaactacgACAACTTCACAAGGAACTACAACAACGACCACGACAAAAAAACCAGGTGGTACCGGTGCTACTCCTAAAGATTAG
- the LOC128721217 gene encoding uncharacterized protein LOC128721217 produces the protein MVGFAIVSPCTKHQSKHESPPCSTGSFDAVLGVFGGVDGDVLCENGSDHLSLEKPAFRIIAPEFICNPKTRPIEDGVPGGNFTNPVRQLTIGFQTNGGQHLQYRVRTYFTLLDEKGFISQRHTVGLWRAVRQLEQRLRRDRETIAQSGQMTVGTDELLPGVMYTLGVVGVASDGTETEEQNFTMTYRNADQGASYEHGGSMRTDDDVSLLLLGAEVSYVDVEYRVSAELIFCRPRVDYFFRWSLEGFNGSDPILAVVMERSKTLRVPANSLAAGHTYAIQVVVYSTSVEDEVLAKARMQVTVLHRHPQVVLFPVDAVVGVSQPVRIRSYVLGGEIVWSCRKEGVEQTCEDTIDISEETAMVFYREGQYEITASVGGDGSNRSVCRSTLTVHPKVTPSVRVLEWSRYPAVAGEQFELLVSIAGLVPDCSSNWTVVREDGFAYFDPATLPNAANWEGFVIRDIEENFLSELVDYGNDTVVRDVVLSIPGADLAASWKGLEPNVRYKIRLQTICPEPIDDSKVASQRATVRNLISSHATFVLETNGAPQLMSIEVTPMEGGMALETMYKMSTAIANDLEGDYPLRYSFWYVADGVDINVGTYYEITSAETILPYTKNGSVATYCIICDSRDACSKTIGPEVRVLSGRTRSENDITFALQSIDGFFDRLNLREALKTAFELLITLRNQNSPQYGSTYEQFATMLKRSIEHIGKVYRETTYLTDASIQEFVIQAKPILDLEEATNHVLFQQLLELMDPIAEQHVARLKRSSHSAAGQPVTQIATNTNTKLSLMESLTVSENATVARDARTRLQNFVHQATKNYCSVETHYVYVGQLITLEMSRYRSVAEIDFRRLQVPNKVLLSSPAGRSQFADAFTETEYICLGRIYYARDLFVERDTRELDLGFYEAFLLAVEKSGIWTLVNWRSDYFLWSLDGRQLPNVTCQLWEGDVWSSRHCITLETATDEVQCNCTKIAYLRISNETEPDYNRTNTVLVSTEATAVSFEMVSESFPSSTNPTTSTKSTDGVEHIATVPTTGLWSTTDSPAMSDVVSTTESDMVTLSSASTVNTEPPAESFPIASTSNTSVPDNGPSALLQGGNRTGSTSLYNQPLASSSIGYAITSAVGIGALLMLVIAIAYRRRKSVLRLADELHTVPLRARAQSSPHVRYARFQDEHNMAGDNVSTISDILTT, from the exons AGCCAACGACACACGGTCGGTTTGTGGCGTGCTGTACGGCAATTGGAACAACGCCTCCGGCGCGATCGAGAAACGATCGCACAGTCCGGTCAGATGACGGTCGGTACCGATGAACTGCTGCCTGGTGTGATGTACACGCTAGGAGTCGTCGGAGTTGCTTCCgatggaaccgaaaccgaggaGCAGAACTTCACGATGACGTACCGAAACGCGGACCAGGGTGCTTCGTACGAACATGGCGGATCGATGCGGACAGATGATGACgtgtccttgctgctgcttggtGCTGAGGTGTCTTACGTCGACGTAGAGTACCGCGTGTCGGCTGAGCTAATCTTTTGCCGGCCTCGAGTGGACTACTTCTTCCGTTGGTCGCTCGAAGGATTCAACGGAAGTGATCCGATCCTAGCCGTGGTGATGGAACGTTCAAAGACACTTCGAGTGCCTGCAAACAGTCTTGCTGCCGGACACACGTACGCCATTCAGGTGGTGGTGTACTCGACATCCGTTGAGGACGAGGTCCTGGCGAAGGCACGTATGCAGGTCACAGTTTTGCATCGACACCCGCAGGTGGTTCTGTTTCCGGTGGATGCCGTAGTTGGAGTAAGCCAACCAGTGCGTATCCGATCGTACGTGTTGGGGGGAGAGATTGTGTGGTCTTGTCGGAAGGAAGGCGTTGAGCAGACGTGCGAAGACACGATCGATATTAGCGAGGAGACTGCGATGGTTTTCTATCGAGAAGGTCAGTATGAGATCACGGCAtctgtgggtggtgatgggtCGAACCGATCGGTTTGTCGCTCTACACTGACTGTACATCCGAAGGTGACTCCTTCGGTGCGTGTGCTGGAGTGGTCTCGGTATCCTGCCGTTGCTGGGGAACAGTTTGAGCTGCTCGTGAGCATAGCCGGACTCGTACCAGATTGCTCCTCCAACTGGACCGTAGTGCGTGAAGATGGGTTTGCATACTTCGATCCAGCCACGCTGCCGAATGCTGCTAACTGGGAAGGATTCGTTATTCGTGACATCGAAGAAAACTTCCTCTCCGAACTGGTCGACTATGGGAACGACACTGTCGTAAGGGATGTTGTACTATCCATTCCCGGTGCGGATTTAGCTGCTTCGTGGAAAGGGCTGGAACCGAATGTGCGCTACAAGATTCGCCTGCAAACGATCTGCCCGGAGCCGATAGACGATAGTAAGGTGGCAAGTCAACGAGCTACGGTTCGCAATCTGATCAGCAGTCACGCGACGTTTGTGCTGGAAACAAACGGTGCCCCACAGTTGATGTCGATCGAGGTAACACCCATGGAAGGTGGAATGGCTCTAGAAACGATGTACAAGATGTCCACCGCAATTGCGAACGATTTGGAGGGGGATTATCCGCTGAGATACAGCTTCTGGTATGTGGCTGATGGAGTGGACATTAATGTAGGCACGTACTATGAGATAACATCCGCTGAAACGATTCTACCATACACCAAAAACGGAAGCGTAGCAACGTACTGCATCATTTGCGATTCGCGAGATGCCTGCTCAAAGACTATTGGTCCTGAGGTACGCGTACTGTCCGGGAGGACACGCTCAGAGAACGATATTACATTCGCACTGCAATCCATTGATGGGTTCTTCGATCGGCTTAACTTACGCGAAGCTTTAAAGACCGCTTTTGAGCTACTGATCACGCTGCGAAACCAAAACTCACCCCAATACGGCAGTACGTATGAGCAGTTTGCGACGATGCTTAAACGATCCATCGAACACATCGGCAAAGTATACCGTGAAACGACGTACCTAACCGATGCTTCGATCCAAGAATTTGTGATTCAAGCGAAACCCATCCTAGATCTGGAAGAAGCAACCAACCACGTGCTATTCCAGCAACTGCTGGAACTGATGGATCCAATAGCGGAGCAACATGTTGCACGTCTGAAGCGCTCGAGCCATTCGGCCGCAGGACAACCGGTGACGCAGATTGCCACCAATACCAACACAAAACTGTCCCTGATGGAGAGCCTTACTGTGTCAGAAAACGCCACCGTGGCACGAGATGCACGCACAAGGCTACAGAACTTTGTCCATCAGGCTACCAAGAACTATTGCTCCGTGGAGACGCATTACGTGTACGTTGGACAGCTGATCACACTGGAAATGTCTCGTTACCGGAGCGTGGCGGAGATAGACTTTCGACGGTTACAGGTTCCCAACAAGGTGCTTTTAAGTTCGCCTGCTGGTCGGTCACAGTTTGCGGATGCTTTTACCGAAACGGAGTACATATGTCTTGGGCGCATCTACTACGCAAGGGATTTGTTTGTCGAACGCGACACACGTGAGCTGGATTTAGGATTTTACGAAGCATTCCTGCTGGCTGTCGAGAAAAGCGGCATATGGACGTTGGTGAACTGGAGAAGTGACTATTTCCTGTGGTCATTGGATGGTCGCCAATTGCCAAACGTCACG TGTCAACTTTGGGAGGGTGATGTTTGGAGCAGTAGACACTGCATTACCTTGGAAACGGCAACCGACGAGGTGCAGTGCAACTGTACTAAGATAGCATACTTGAG gATATCGAATGAGACTGAGCCAGACTATAATCGCACGAACACGGTACTTGTATCGACAGAAGCTACGGCTGTATCGTTTGAAATGGTGTCAGAATCTTTTCCAAGCTCTACGAATCCCACGACATCTACAAAGTCCACAGATGGAGTAGAACATATAGCGACCGTTCCAACCACAGGGTTGTGGTCAACCACCGATAGCCCAGCCATGTCAGACGTTGTGTCTACTACCGAGAGTGATATGGTGACACTATCCTCGGCAAGCACCGTCAACACGGAACCACCTGCGGAAAGCTTTCCTATTGCTTCGACCTCAAACACGTCTGTCCCTGATAATGGTCCCAGTGCACTGCTGCAAGGCGGCAACAGAACTGGTAGTACCTCGTTGTATAACCAACCGTTGGCATCCTCATCCATTGGATATGCCATTACCAGTGCCGTTGGTATCGGTGCGCTGCTTATGCTAGTCATTGCCATAGCCTATCGACGACGGAAGTCCGTGTTGCGGCTAGCGGACGAGCTTCACACCGTGCCCCTAAGGGCGCGTGCTCAATCGTCACCTCACGTGCGTTACGCTCGGTTTCAAGACGAACACAACATGGCTGGTGACAACGTGTCGACCATATCGGACATACTGACCACCTAG